The following proteins come from a genomic window of Triticum aestivum cultivar Chinese Spring chromosome 6A, IWGSC CS RefSeq v2.1, whole genome shotgun sequence:
- the LOC123129219 gene encoding calcium-dependent protein kinase 26 isoform X1 has protein sequence MGNSCHGSIVPAAGDGRHHYRTSCSSSDWDSDSSSPVVDRAPHRNTIMGRGAGHQHQLSSPTAVMGHQTPLLRDLYNVGRKLGQGQFGTTYLCTEISTGVDFACKSIAKRKLLTPEDVEDVRREIQIMHHLAGHDSVVTIKGAYEDAQFVHIVMELCEGGELFDRIVQRGYFSERRAAEIARVIVGVVEACHSLGVMHRDLKPENFLLKDKEENNNNNNGSGNSVNEPAGDKVNLKAIDFGLSVFFKPGQIFTDVVGSPYYVAPEVLCKHYGPEADVWTAGVIVYILLSGVPPFWAETQQGIFDAVLKGAIDFDSDPWPNISDGAKDLIRKMLKSPPAERFTAHQVLCHPWIIENGEAPDAPLDPAVLSRLKQFSAMNRLKKMALRVIARGLSEEELAGLKEMFKTMDTDGSGAITFEELREGLRRYGSTELRDSEVRDLMEAADVDNSGTIDYDEFIAATVHMNKLDREEHLMAAFSYFDKDGSGYITVDELEVACREHNMADVGIDDIIREVDQDNDGRIDYGEFVAMMKKGIIGNGRLTMRHTSDGSILHGAGSGLSS, from the exons atGGGCAACTCGTGCCACGGCTCCATCGTTCCCGCGGCCGGTGACGGCCGCCACCACTACCGCACCAGCTGCAGCAGCTCCGACTGGGACTCCGACTCCTCCTCCCCCGTCGTCGACCGCGCGCCGCACCGCAACACCATCATGGGCCGCGGCGCCGGCCACCAGCACCAGCTCTCCTCCCCGACGGCCGTGATGGGCCACCAGACCCCGCTCCTGCGCGACCTCTACAACGTCGGCCGCAAGCTCGGGCAGGGCCAGTTCGGCACCACCTACCTCTGCACCGAGATCTCAACCGGCGTGGACTTCGCCTGCAAGTCCATCGCCAAGCGCAAGCTGCTGACCCCGGAGGACGTGGAGGACGTGCGGCGCGAGATCCAGATCATGCACCACCTTGCCGGCCACGACAGCGTGGTCACCATCAAGGGCGCGTACGAGGACGCGCAGTTCGTGCACATCGTCATGGAGCTCTGCGAGGGCGGCGAGCTCTTCGACCGCATCGTCCAGCGCGGATACTTCTCCGAGCGCCGCGCCGCCGAGATCGCCCGCGTcatcgtcggcgtcgtcgaggcCTGCCACTCGCTCGGGGTCATGCACCGCGACCTCAAGCCCGAGAACTTTCTCTTGAAAGACAAGGAGgagaataacaacaacaacaatggcTCCGGCAATAGTGTTAATGAACCGGCGGGCGACAAGGTCAACCTCAAGGCCATCGACTTCGGCCTCTCCGTCTTCTTCAAGCCCGGCCAGATCTTCACCGACGTCGTGGGCAGCCCCTACTACGTCGCGCCCGAGGTGCTCTGCAAGCACTACGGCCCCGAGGCCGACGTGTGGACCGCCGGCGTCATCGTCTACATCCTGCTGTCCGGCGTGCCGCCCTTCTGGGCCGAGACGCAGCAGGGCATCTTCGACGCCGTGCTCAAGGGCGCCATCGACTTCGACTCCGACCCGTGGCCCAACATCTCGGACGGCGCCAAGGACCTCATCCGGAAGATGCTCAAGTCGCCGCCGGCGGAGCGGTTCACGGCGCACCAG GTCTTGTGCCACCCATGGATCATTGAGAACGGCGAGGCCCCCGACGCGCCGCTGGACCCTGCCGTGCTCTCCAGGCTCAAGCAGTTCTCGGCCATGAACCGGTTGAAGAAGATGGCTTTACGTGTGATCGCGCGCGGGCTGTCAGAGGAGGAGTTGGCCGGGCTCAAGGAGATGTTCAAGACCATGGACACAGACGGCAGCGGTGCCATCACATTCGAGGAGCTCCGGGAGGGGCTGCGCCGTTACGGGTCCACAGAGCTCAGGGACTCGGAGGTGCGGGACCTCATGGAGGCAGCTGACGTGGACAACAGCGGCACCATCGATTACGACGAGTTCATCGCCGCCACCGTGCACATGAACAAGCTGGACCGCGAGGAGCACCTCATGGCGGCCTTCTCCTACTTCGACAAGGACGGCAGCGGGTACATCACCGTCGATGAGCTGGAGGTGGCGTGTCGCGAGCACAACATGGCCGACGTCGGCATCGACGACATCATCAGGGAGGTCGACCAGGACAAC GATGGTCGGATCGACTACGGGGAGTTCGTGGCCATGATGAAGAAGGGGATCATCGGCAACGGCAGGCTTACCATGAGGCACACCTCCGACGGTAGCATCCTCCATGGAGCAGGCAGCGGCCTCAGCAGCTAG
- the LOC123129219 gene encoding calcium-dependent protein kinase 26 isoform X2 has product MGNSCHGSIVPAAGDGRHHYRTSCSSSDWDSDSSSPVVDRAPHRNTIMGRGAGHQHQLSSPTAVMGHQTPLLRDLYNVGRKLGQGQFGTTYLCTEISTGVDFACKSIAKRKLLTPEDVEDVRREIQIMHHLAGHDSVVTIKGAYEDAQFVHIVMELCEGGELFDRIVQRGYFSERRAAEIARVIVGVVEACHSLGVMHRDLKPENFLLKDKEENNNNNNGSGNSVNEPAGDKVNLKAIDFGLSVFFKPGQIFTDVVGSPYYVAPEVLCKHYGPEADVWTAGVIVYILLSGVPPFWAETQQGIFDAVLKGAIDFDSDPWPNISDGAKDLIRKMLKSPPAERFTAHQNGEAPDAPLDPAVLSRLKQFSAMNRLKKMALRVIARGLSEEELAGLKEMFKTMDTDGSGAITFEELREGLRRYGSTELRDSEVRDLMEAADVDNSGTIDYDEFIAATVHMNKLDREEHLMAAFSYFDKDGSGYITVDELEVACREHNMADVGIDDIIREVDQDNDGRIDYGEFVAMMKKGIIGNGRLTMRHTSDGSILHGAGSGLSS; this is encoded by the exons atGGGCAACTCGTGCCACGGCTCCATCGTTCCCGCGGCCGGTGACGGCCGCCACCACTACCGCACCAGCTGCAGCAGCTCCGACTGGGACTCCGACTCCTCCTCCCCCGTCGTCGACCGCGCGCCGCACCGCAACACCATCATGGGCCGCGGCGCCGGCCACCAGCACCAGCTCTCCTCCCCGACGGCCGTGATGGGCCACCAGACCCCGCTCCTGCGCGACCTCTACAACGTCGGCCGCAAGCTCGGGCAGGGCCAGTTCGGCACCACCTACCTCTGCACCGAGATCTCAACCGGCGTGGACTTCGCCTGCAAGTCCATCGCCAAGCGCAAGCTGCTGACCCCGGAGGACGTGGAGGACGTGCGGCGCGAGATCCAGATCATGCACCACCTTGCCGGCCACGACAGCGTGGTCACCATCAAGGGCGCGTACGAGGACGCGCAGTTCGTGCACATCGTCATGGAGCTCTGCGAGGGCGGCGAGCTCTTCGACCGCATCGTCCAGCGCGGATACTTCTCCGAGCGCCGCGCCGCCGAGATCGCCCGCGTcatcgtcggcgtcgtcgaggcCTGCCACTCGCTCGGGGTCATGCACCGCGACCTCAAGCCCGAGAACTTTCTCTTGAAAGACAAGGAGgagaataacaacaacaacaatggcTCCGGCAATAGTGTTAATGAACCGGCGGGCGACAAGGTCAACCTCAAGGCCATCGACTTCGGCCTCTCCGTCTTCTTCAAGCCCGGCCAGATCTTCACCGACGTCGTGGGCAGCCCCTACTACGTCGCGCCCGAGGTGCTCTGCAAGCACTACGGCCCCGAGGCCGACGTGTGGACCGCCGGCGTCATCGTCTACATCCTGCTGTCCGGCGTGCCGCCCTTCTGGGCCGAGACGCAGCAGGGCATCTTCGACGCCGTGCTCAAGGGCGCCATCGACTTCGACTCCGACCCGTGGCCCAACATCTCGGACGGCGCCAAGGACCTCATCCGGAAGATGCTCAAGTCGCCGCCGGCGGAGCGGTTCACGGCGCACCAG AACGGCGAGGCCCCCGACGCGCCGCTGGACCCTGCCGTGCTCTCCAGGCTCAAGCAGTTCTCGGCCATGAACCGGTTGAAGAAGATGGCTTTACGTGTGATCGCGCGCGGGCTGTCAGAGGAGGAGTTGGCCGGGCTCAAGGAGATGTTCAAGACCATGGACACAGACGGCAGCGGTGCCATCACATTCGAGGAGCTCCGGGAGGGGCTGCGCCGTTACGGGTCCACAGAGCTCAGGGACTCGGAGGTGCGGGACCTCATGGAGGCAGCTGACGTGGACAACAGCGGCACCATCGATTACGACGAGTTCATCGCCGCCACCGTGCACATGAACAAGCTGGACCGCGAGGAGCACCTCATGGCGGCCTTCTCCTACTTCGACAAGGACGGCAGCGGGTACATCACCGTCGATGAGCTGGAGGTGGCGTGTCGCGAGCACAACATGGCCGACGTCGGCATCGACGACATCATCAGGGAGGTCGACCAGGACAAC GATGGTCGGATCGACTACGGGGAGTTCGTGGCCATGATGAAGAAGGGGATCATCGGCAACGGCAGGCTTACCATGAGGCACACCTCCGACGGTAGCATCCTCCATGGAGCAGGCAGCGGCCTCAGCAGCTAG